The following proteins are co-located in the Camelina sativa cultivar DH55 chromosome 12, Cs, whole genome shotgun sequence genome:
- the LOC104729391 gene encoding light-inducible protein CPRF3 — MLSTVPAFSFSEPGLVNQFSGFQTGFTPWEWDCSDLFFSVDQMSLEPAVPSPCYGESDTGSVRINSGSHYMKTGSDESCLGFVKTSPGFDDANQSDGLPCSQAHEPDSEDPKKLTAITNSGSGEQNHNGKFLTQPEMTEERKRKRMESNRESAKRSRMRKQSHIDNLRNQVNRLDLENRELGNRLRLVLHQLQRVNTDNNRLVTEQEILRLRLSEMRRVLIIRQLQQQQQWELHNRRMIMTEHK, encoded by the coding sequence ATGTTGTCCACTGTACCGGCCTTTTCATTCTCTGAACCGGGTTTGGTTAATCAATTTTCGGGTTTCCAAACCGGCTTCACTCCTTGGGAATGGGACTGCTCTGATCTCTTCTTTTCCGTGGACCAAATGTCTCTTGAACCGGCCGTACCAAGCCCTTGTTATGGTGAATCAGACACCGGTTCCGTCAGAATTAATTCCGGTTCTCATTACATGAAAACTGGTTCTGACGAATCTTGTCTCGGTTTCGTCAAAACTAGTCCCGGTTTTGACGACGCCAACCAATCAGACGGTCTACCGTGCTCTCAAGCACACGAACCAGACTCGGAAGACCCAAAAAAATTGACAGCCATCACGAATTCCGGTTCGGGAGAGCAGAACCATAACGGGAAATTTTTAACCCAACCGGAGATGACCGAGGAGcgaaagaggaagaggatggaATCAAACCGGGAATCAGCGAAACGGTCGAGAATGCGTAAACAGAGCCACATCGATAACTTAAGGAACCAAGTAAACCGTCTTGATTTAGAAAACCGTGAGCTCGGGAACCGGCTTCGGTTAGTATTACACCAGCTTCAACGAGTGAACACAGACAATAACCGGCTCGTAACGGAACAAGAGATTCTTCGGTTGAGACTATCGGAGATGCGACGGGTTTTGATCATTAGACAActtcaacaacagcaacagtGGGAACTTCATAACCGGAGAATGATCATGACTGAACATAAGTAA
- the LOC104729392 gene encoding uncharacterized protein LOC104729392 — MIICPCKDCRNVVRQLNSVVVEHLVIRGMDEAYKVHSDWYHHGDVKSVDEFQSKPTQWNEEVFELYKAAEFFDQELAFRGDLADQPVGDLSEIAEGEDQQEDEFLAKIRDAETPLYPSCSNHSKLSAIVTLFRIKTHNGWSDKSFNELLQTLPSMLPDGNVFHTSLYDVKKFLKSFHMGYEKIDACVNDCCLFRKKLKKLDKCPKCNASRWKTNKRTNEVKKGVPQKVLRYFPIIPRLKRMFRSEDMAKDLRWHYTNKSTDGKLRHPVDSVTWAQMNEKYPSFAAEERNIRLGLSTDGFNPFNMKNSNYSSWPVLLVNYNLPPHLCMKKENIMLTLLIPGPQQPGNNIDVYLEPLIEDLNHLWKNGELTYDAFSKSTFTLKAMLLWTISDFPAYGNLAGCKVKGKMGCPMCGKNTDSMWLKFSRKHVYMCHRKGLAPTHRYREKKTWFDGKVEHRRKSRILTGHEVHQNLKNFQNDFGNVKKAGMKRKRTVYKEPVFDSDDDESESDEDEEVEVDEDELSRWKKRSILFTLPYWEDLPVRHNLDVMHIEKNVTHSIVSTLLHCGKSKDGLNARKDLQHLGLRKELHPTTKGKRTYLPAAPWSLSKNEKKIFCKRLFHFKGPDGYCSNISRGVSVEECKVGGLKSHDYHVLMQQLLPVALRGLLPKGPRTAILRLCAFFNHLCQRVIDIEVITVLEAEIVETLCMFERFFPPTFFDIMVHLTVHLGREARLGGPVHFRWMYPFERYMKVLKDFVRNPARPEGCIAESYLAEESMLFCNEFLKKTTNVEEKPERNVEYVNSSILEGRPISAGTSFTLTEMEKNIAHLAVIQNTAAFDHYVDMHLQYLQDSNPRCRRDATYLWSMHSKNFAAWLKGQISITSDGHEDIVKWLAYGPRCTARSYTGYIVNGQRFHTYSLERQSQNSGVYYEATAMCRSSAKDTSQVVDLVSYYGRITDIILLDYHVFYVPIFRCNWAVKGNGVKVEDGFTLVNLNQSQVSFQKDPYILASQAKQVFYSSEDGSSWSVVMRGASRRYSKEDVQSGNADIIGPLPVDVDMDTEMDEAEYARSDCEGIYVQE, encoded by the exons ATGATAATATGTCCTTGTAAAGACTGTCGTAATGTAGTACGACAGTTAAACAGTGTTGTGGTTGAGCATCTTGTAATAAGAGGGATGGATGAGGCATACAAGGTGCATAgtgattggtatcatcatggagatGTGAAGTCAGTAGATGAATTTCAAAGTAAACCAACTCAGTGGAATGAggaagtttttgagttatataaagcTGCTGAATTTTTTGATCAAGAGTTGGCTTTTAGAGGTGACTTAGCTGACCAACCTGTGGGCGACTTAAGTGAGATTGCAGAGGGTGAGGACCAACAAGAGGATGAGTTCCTTGCAAAGATCCGGGATGCTGAAACCCCACTATACCCTAGCTGTTCAAACCACAGCAAGTTATCGGCTATTGTGACTTTGTTTAGGATTAAGACACATAATGGCTGGTCGGATAAGAGCTTCAATGAACTGCTTCAGACATTGCCAAGCATGTTGCCAGATGGTAATGTCTTTCACACATCATTGTATGAtgtcaagaaatttttaaagagcTTTCATATGGGATATGAAAAGATCGACGCATGTGTTAATGATTGCTGCCTCTTcagaaagaagttaaagaagctTGATAAATGTCCCAAATGTAATGCTTCACGGTGGAAGACTAATAAGCGGACTAATGAGGTAAAGAAAGGTGTCCCACAGAAAGtattaagatattttccaaTTATACCAAGGCTGAAGAGAATGTTCAGATCAGAGGACATGGCTAAGGACTTACGGTGGCATTACACTAACAAGAGCACTGATGGAAAACTTCGACATCCAGTAGATTCTGTTACATGGGCTCAGATGAATGAGAAGTATCCTTCATTTGCAGCTGAAGAAAGGAACATACGGCTTGGGCTGTCCACAGATGGATTTAATCCATTCAACATGAAGAATAGTAATTATAGTAGCTGGCCTGTGCTATTGGTAAACTACAATTTGCCTCCTCACCTTtgtatgaagaaggagaatataATGTTGACATTATTGATTCCTGGTCCACAACAACCAGGTAATAATATTGATGTCTACCTAGAACCTCTTATTGAGGATTTGAATCATCTGTGGAAGAATGGAGAGCTAACGTATGATGCTTTTAGTAAAAGTACATTTACTCTAAAGGCAATGCTTCTCTGGACCATTAGTGATTTTCCTGCGTATGGAAATCTTGCTGGTTGTAAAGTAAAAGGTAAAATGGGATGTCCTATGTGTGGGAAAAATACTGATAGTATGTGGTTGAAGTTTAGCAGGAAACATGTCTACATGTGTCATAGAAAAGGTTTGGCTCCAACACACAGATATAGGGAAAAGAAGACTTGGTTTGATGGAAAAGTTGAGCATAGGAGAAAGTCAAGAATTTTAACTGGTCATGAAGTTCATCAGAATCTGAAAAACTTCCAAAATGATTTCGGAAATGTGAAAAAGGCtgggatgaagagaaagagaactgTCTATAAAGAACCAGTGTttgacagtgatgatgatgaaagtgaatccgatgaagatgaggaagtaGAAGTAGATGAAGATGAGTTATCAAGGTGGAAGAAAAGATCCATTTTATTTACTCTGCCTTATTGGGAGGATCTACCAGTACGGCATAATTTGGATGTAATGCACATAGAAAAGAATGTGACTCACAGCATTGTATCCACATTGTTGCATTGTGGAAAATCTAAGGATGGTCTTAATGCTCGTAAGGATCTTCAACATCTTGGTCTAAGAAAAGAGTTGCATCCTACCACAAAAGGAAAGAGAACATATCTTCCAGCAGCACCTTGGTCTTTGTccaagaatgagaagaagattttttgCAAACGACTATTTCATTTTAAAGGTCCAGATGGATACTGTTCTAATATTTCAAGAGGAGTTTCAGTAGAAGAGTGTAAGGTAGGAGGTCTGAAATCACATGATTATCATGTCTTGATGCAACAGCTTCTCCCGGTTGCACTTAGAGGATTGTTACCAAAAGGTCCTAGAACAGCAATACTACGGCTATGCGCATTCTTCAATCATTTGTGTCAGAGAGTTATTGATATTGAGGTTATTACAGTATTGGAAGCTGAAATTGTAGAAACGCTTTGTATGTTTGAAAGGTTTTTCCCTCCAACCTTCTTTGATATCATGGTACACTTGACTGTTCATCTAGGAAGAGAAGCTAGACTAGGAGGACCTGTGCATTTTAGGTGGATGTACCCATTTGAGAGgtatatgaaagttctaaaagattttgtaaGAAATCCTGCAAGACCAGAGGGTTGTATAGCAGAGTCATATCTTGCAGAAGAAAGCATGCTGTTTTGTAATGAGTTTCTGAAAAAGACAACCAATGTAGAAGAAAAACCTGAGAGGAATGTAGAGTATGTGAACAGCTCTATATTAGAAGGTCGTCCAATATCAGCAGGAACGTCATTCACTCTTACTGAAATGGAGAAGAATATAGCCCATCTTGCTGTCATTCAAAATACAGCTGCCTTTGATCATTATGTGGA TATGCATTTGCAATATCTACAAGACTCAAATCCAAGGTGTAGACGTGATGCAACATATTTATGGTCTATGCATTCTAAGAATTTTGCTGCTTGGTTAAAAGGACAG ATATCTATTACTTCTGATGGACATGAAGACATAGTTAAATGGCTAGCATATGGTCCACGGTGTACTGCAAGGTCCTATACTGGTTATATAGTTAATGGACAACGTTTTCACACATACTCACTTGAAAGGCAGAGTCAGAACAGTGGTGTTTATTATGAGGCAACGGCTATGTGTAGATCTAGTGCTAAGGATACTTCACAAGTAGTTGATTTGGTGTCATATTATGGGAGAATTACTGACATCATATTGTTGGACTACCATGTGTTCTATGTGCCGATATTTAGATGTAACTGGGCAGTAAAAGGTAATGGAGTTAAAGTGGAAGATGGGTTCACACTTGTTAACTTAAATCAGAGCCAAGTAAGCTTTCAGAAGGATCCGTATATTCTAGCATCTCAAGCAAAGCAAGTATTTTATTCAAGTGAAGATGGATCAAGTTGGTCTGTTGTTATGAGAGGTGCTTCAAGAAGATATAGTAAAGAAGATGTTCAGTCTGGAAATGCAGATATAATTGGTCCATTGCCAGTAGATGTTGACATGGATACTGAAATGGATGAAGCTGAATATGCTAGATCTGATTGTGAAGGCATATATGTGCAAGAGTAG